A single window of Nicotiana sylvestris chromosome 5, ASM39365v2, whole genome shotgun sequence DNA harbors:
- the LOC104242152 gene encoding transcription factor SRM1-like, with amino-acid sequence MSKWTREEDKLFEHALVLYPENIADRWQLIADHVPGKTTEDIIAHYDDLVHDLLEIDSGRIELPTYTDDPVESNKKNTEIERKKGTPWTEEEHRLFLIGLEKYGKGDWRSISRNVVVTRTPTQVASHAQKYFIRQQAMKKERKRSSIHDITTAVDTNPVPPQSSFQNQRGNFTM; translated from the exons ATGTCGAAATGGACGAGGGAGGAGGACAAGCTATTCGAACACGCCCTGGTTCTGTACCCTGAAAATATCGCCGATCGGTGGCAATTAATCGCCGATCATGTACCCGGAAAAACAACCGAGGATATAATCGCTCATTACGATGACCTCGTTCACGATCTATTGGAAATTGATTCGGGTCGGATCGAACTCCCGACCTATACGGATGATCCGGTTGAATCAAACAAGAAGAACACTGAAATTGAGAGGAAGAAGGGTACCCCTTGGACTGAAGAAGAACACcg GTTATTCCTTATTGGGCTGGAGAAATACGGGAAGGGTGACTGGAGAAGCATTTCAAGAAACGTAGTGGTAACAAGGACGCCAACACAAGTGGCAAGTCATGCTCAAAAATACTTCATTAGACAGCAGGCAATGAAGAAAGAACGAAAAAGGTCAAGCATCCATGATATTACAACTGCAGTGGATACCAACCCAGTACCTCCTCAAAGCAGCTTTCAAAATCAAAGAGGTAACTTTACCATGTAG
- the LOC104242153 gene encoding small ribosomal subunit protein eS17 has translation MGRVRTKTVKKSSRQVIEKYYSKMTLDFHTNKKILEEVAIIPSKRLRNKIAGFSTHLMKRIQKGPVRGISLKLQEEERERRMDFVPDESAIKTDLIEVDKETLDMLTALGMSDLPGVVKQAAEPQAVASLPTYGRGAGGFGRKY, from the coding sequence ATGGGTCGTGTACGCACTAAGACAGTGAAGAAGTCATCTCGACAGGTAATTGAGAAGTATTACTCCAAAATGACTTTGGATTTCCACACAAACAAGAAGATCCTGGAGGAAGTTGCCATAATTCCTTCCAAGCGTCTCCGCAACAAGATTGCTGGTTTCTCCACCCATCTCATGAAACGTATTCAGAAGGGACCTGTTCGAGGTATCTCCCTGAAACTGCAGGAGGAGGAGCGTGAGAGACGTATGGACTTTGTTCCTGATGAGTCTGCCATCAAAACTGACCTCATTGAAGTTGACAAGGAGACCCTTGACATGCTTACAGCCCTCGGCATGTCTGATCTTCCTGGTGTTGTCAAGCAAGCTGCTGAGCCACAGGCTGTAGCATCTCTACCAACATATGGTCGCGGTGCAGGAGGTTTTGGGAGGAAATACTAA